A region from the Nonlabens sp. YIK11 genome encodes:
- a CDS encoding MATE family efflux transporter: MKSSINISTNYILKLAFPAIIAGIAEPVISITDIAIIGNMEGDSVDALAAVGLAGAFLSTVIWTLAQTKTSISSIVSKALGNKSLDKINDLIPQVIWINILMGLVIYAVTAPLATFIFDLYKAKGEVLELTASYYQIRALGFPLTLSAFAIFGIFRGLQNTSWAMIASISGAVVNVALDYLLVYGVDGWLDGLGLTGAALASLAAQSTMLLIALFYFFKNTPFTLFIQRWKPHALLGQHIKLTVNFFLRTLAINICIYLSYRYANGYGVEEAATHAILMNIWLFFSFFIDGFANAGNAIGGKLLGAGDRESLRYLALKTNTFGIGVSVVLALICALFYNLIGGWFTDDPQVDLLFVNTFFIILLMQPINAVAFVYDGIFKGWGEAPYLRNLLLLVTVAVFVPVLLLLDYFGFELKAIWLAFFAWMIGRAVFLHLKFRNRLARMM, translated from the coding sequence GTGAAATCCAGCATCAATATTTCTACCAATTATATTCTCAAACTCGCCTTTCCAGCGATTATTGCAGGAATAGCAGAACCCGTCATAAGCATCACAGACATCGCGATCATTGGAAATATGGAAGGTGACAGCGTGGACGCTCTTGCTGCCGTTGGCCTTGCCGGTGCATTTTTAAGCACGGTGATCTGGACACTGGCACAAACCAAAACGTCTATTTCCAGCATCGTTTCAAAAGCCTTGGGTAACAAATCCCTGGACAAAATCAACGATCTTATTCCTCAAGTCATATGGATCAACATCTTGATGGGATTGGTCATTTACGCGGTGACGGCACCACTGGCGACATTTATATTTGATTTATATAAAGCTAAAGGTGAGGTTCTAGAGTTGACCGCGTCTTATTACCAGATACGCGCGCTGGGCTTTCCATTAACACTTAGTGCATTTGCTATTTTTGGAATCTTTCGAGGTTTACAAAACACCAGTTGGGCGATGATTGCCAGCATCTCTGGCGCGGTTGTCAACGTGGCCTTGGACTACTTGCTGGTATATGGAGTTGATGGCTGGTTGGACGGCTTGGGCCTCACTGGCGCTGCTCTTGCCAGTCTAGCTGCCCAATCCACAATGCTCCTTATAGCCCTTTTTTATTTTTTCAAAAACACGCCATTTACGCTTTTCATACAACGTTGGAAACCGCACGCGCTGTTGGGGCAGCATATTAAACTCACGGTAAATTTCTTTTTACGTACACTGGCGATCAACATCTGCATCTACCTTTCCTACCGGTACGCTAACGGTTATGGCGTGGAAGAGGCCGCTACTCATGCCATCTTAATGAATATCTGGCTGTTCTTTTCCTTCTTCATAGATGGTTTTGCAAATGCAGGAAACGCCATAGGCGGCAAGCTATTGGGCGCTGGCGATCGCGAGTCGCTACGGTATCTGGCGCTTAAAACCAACACCTTTGGCATAGGTGTTTCGGTAGTTCTTGCCTTGATCTGCGCTTTGTTCTATAACTTGATTGGCGGTTGGTTTACAGACGATCCACAAGTCGATTTGCTGTTTGTCAATACCTTTTTTATCATCTTGCTTATGCAGCCCATCAATGCCGTGGCTTTTGTTTACGATGGTATTTTTAAAGGTTGGGGCGAGGCGCCGTATCTGCGCAACTTGCTTCTTTTAGTGACGGTGGCTGTCTTCGTCCCTGTATTGCTGCTGCTGGATTATTTTGGCTTTGAACTCAAAGCCATCTGGTTGGCGTTCTTTGCCTGGATGATAGGCAGAGCGGTTTTTCTACACCTCAAATTTAGAAATAGACTGGCAAGGATGATGTGA
- a CDS encoding 6-pyruvoyl trahydropterin synthase family protein: protein MGTVRITKEFTFETGHALYGYDGKCRNVHGHSYKLAVTVIGQPIMDADHVKYGMVIDFGDLKKIVKEEIVDPFDHATVFNKNSPHVDLAKELESRGHEVILADYQPTSEMMIQDFAKKIAGRLPDNIKLFSLRLRETETSYAEWFASDN, encoded by the coding sequence ATGGGAACGGTACGCATTACTAAGGAATTCACTTTTGAAACGGGTCACGCGCTATATGGGTATGATGGCAAGTGCCGCAATGTGCATGGACACAGTTATAAGCTTGCCGTGACCGTTATAGGGCAACCTATTATGGATGCTGATCATGTAAAATATGGAATGGTGATCGATTTTGGTGATTTGAAAAAGATCGTGAAAGAAGAAATCGTGGATCCCTTTGATCATGCGACGGTTTTTAACAAGAATTCACCGCATGTAGATCTTGCCAAGGAACTGGAAAGCCGCGGCCATGAAGTCATTCTCGCCGACTACCAACCTACTAGCGAAATGATGATTCAGGATTTTGCAAAAAAGATTGCTGGTCGCCTACCTGATAACATCAAGTTGTTTTCCCTGCGCCTTCGTGAAACTGAAACCAGTTATGCAGAGTGGTTTGCGAGTGATAATTAG
- the hemF gene encoding oxygen-dependent coproporphyrinogen oxidase, with amino-acid sequence MDSQKDAFYSFIKELQSTISSQLEELDGKAQFIEDEWVREEGGGGFSRVIQDGDVFEKGGVNISAVYGALPPAMQNYFNVQDADFYATGISLVIHPLNPMVPTVHANFRYFEMYDKHGQLVDCWFGGGLDLTPYYLFKEDAQHFHQVCKEACDRHEVADYQLFKKKCDEYFHNAHRNEARGIGGLFYDYCRASDTLTMKDWLDFQKDMASHFLDAYVPIVKRRKDLPYTPDHREWQEIRRGRYVEFNLVHDKGTLFGLKTNGRIESILMSLPPAVQWKYDHHPEADSKEAELVEVLENPRDWV; translated from the coding sequence ATGGATTCTCAAAAAGACGCCTTTTATTCCTTTATTAAGGAACTTCAAAGCACCATCTCCTCTCAATTAGAAGAGCTGGATGGAAAAGCTCAATTCATTGAAGATGAATGGGTAAGAGAAGAAGGTGGCGGCGGTTTTTCTAGAGTTATACAAGATGGAGATGTTTTTGAAAAAGGCGGCGTCAATATAAGCGCTGTATATGGAGCATTGCCACCGGCCATGCAAAATTACTTTAACGTCCAAGATGCAGATTTCTATGCCACGGGAATCAGTCTTGTGATCCATCCGTTAAATCCTATGGTGCCTACCGTTCATGCAAACTTCAGGTATTTTGAAATGTATGATAAGCATGGTCAACTTGTTGACTGTTGGTTTGGTGGTGGGCTTGATCTAACACCATATTATTTATTTAAAGAAGATGCTCAACACTTTCATCAAGTTTGTAAAGAAGCCTGTGATCGCCATGAAGTTGCAGATTACCAACTTTTCAAGAAAAAATGTGATGAGTACTTCCATAATGCACATAGGAATGAAGCCCGCGGTATAGGCGGATTGTTTTATGATTATTGTCGCGCTAGCGATACTCTTACCATGAAAGATTGGTTAGACTTCCAGAAAGATATGGCATCCCATTTTTTGGATGCCTATGTGCCTATTGTAAAACGTCGAAAGGATCTTCCTTATACACCAGATCATCGTGAATGGCAAGAAATACGTCGTGGCCGTTATGTGGAATTCAATCTGGTTCACGATAAGGGTACTTTGTTTGGACTCAAAACAAACGGTCGTATAGAAAGTATTCTTATGAGTCTACCGCCAGCCGTACAATGGAAGTACGATCATCACCCAGAAGCTGATTCTAAAGAAGCAGAACTCGTTGAGGTATTGGAGAACCCACGTGATTGGGTCTAG
- a CDS encoding EI24 domain-containing protein, producing MIKNIFKALKDYAGSFRLMSQLGLWKYFMVPMAISILFAVTIGFTAYGLSDNLAGPLTKLWIWETGADAFFAFAEVLSAIIIIILGLLVYKHFVMALSAPFMSPVSEKIEKHLYPEVYDASNYRDTSNASQLSRGIRINIRNLFYELLLTIPLLLLSLIPVIGILFWVIGFLVQSYYAGFGNMDYTLERHFKYRASVDFVKNHRGCAIGNGIVFNAMLLIPIIGIILVLPISVTAASKTTLELLRGQKLLADQAT from the coding sequence ATGATCAAGAATATTTTCAAGGCACTTAAGGATTATGCGGGTAGCTTCAGGCTCATGTCGCAATTGGGTCTATGGAAATACTTTATGGTTCCCATGGCGATTAGCATTCTTTTTGCTGTCACGATAGGTTTTACCGCCTATGGCTTGTCAGATAATCTGGCCGGTCCACTTACTAAGTTGTGGATCTGGGAAACTGGTGCAGATGCCTTTTTCGCTTTCGCGGAAGTTCTTAGCGCGATCATTATTATCATTTTAGGCTTATTGGTATACAAACACTTTGTGATGGCCTTGAGCGCGCCATTCATGTCTCCAGTGTCAGAAAAGATTGAAAAACATCTGTATCCCGAAGTGTACGATGCCTCAAACTATAGAGACACTTCAAATGCTTCACAACTATCTCGCGGTATACGTATTAATATTCGTAATCTTTTTTATGAATTACTGCTTACCATTCCTCTATTGTTACTTAGTTTGATACCTGTTATAGGAATTCTATTTTGGGTTATTGGGTTTTTGGTGCAATCCTATTATGCCGGTTTTGGTAACATGGACTATACCTTAGAACGTCATTTTAAGTATAGAGCCAGCGTTGATTTTGTCAAAAATCATAGAGGTTGCGCCATAGGGAACGGCATCGTATTCAATGCTATGTTGTTGATCCCGATTATAGGAATCATTCTGGTGTTGCCTATATCTGTCACCGCAGCCAGCAAGACGACCCTAGAGCTCTTGCGCGGCCAAAAATTACTTGCAGATCAAGCCACATAG
- a CDS encoding TrkH family potassium uptake protein, with product MKNYVKKYYKFLIGLTPQRNLVYGFLLYNVIGALLLCLPFSRKGDVSFIDTLFTSTSAISTTGLMTVGLTDQFTVFGQFVIMLLFQIGGIGYMTFTTYILLNTSHHTAKWRERILNAAFAIPKTIQLRPFLKSVIIFTILFEIVGTILFYIGFADQEWGFWERLWNSIFHSVSAFCTAGFSLFNSGFVDFVDDGLINFTVSFLAIAGSLGFIIFSDFYLKFARKKHEVSYTSKLILSGFLILLSLGTVAMYFTEPSIMILEGKTRFYASFFQSMTAMTTVGFNTIDNGVMILPVTMITILLMYIGASPSGTSGGLKITTLVATVAYLRSKLKNCKDFLFFNTKIPSGRVDAAVSTFIFYLIVSFFGVLLLTFSEADTLDRIAFEVLSALGTVGLSMGITGGLTFFGKSVIICLMFIGRLGVLTFGLAISRAYVPDEQEAEEEEDIAV from the coding sequence GTGAAGAATTACGTCAAGAAGTACTACAAGTTCCTGATTGGGCTAACACCACAACGCAATCTGGTGTATGGTTTCCTTCTTTATAACGTGATAGGAGCCTTGCTTCTTTGCTTGCCATTTTCAAGAAAGGGCGATGTTTCTTTTATTGACACGCTTTTCACCTCAACTTCTGCGATAAGTACCACTGGTTTGATGACCGTTGGGCTAACAGATCAGTTTACGGTTTTTGGTCAATTTGTAATCATGTTGTTGTTTCAGATAGGTGGTATTGGGTACATGACATTCACTACCTATATTCTTTTAAACACCAGTCACCATACGGCAAAATGGCGCGAACGTATCTTAAATGCCGCATTTGCAATACCTAAAACCATCCAGTTAAGACCGTTTCTTAAATCGGTTATTATTTTTACGATCCTGTTTGAAATCGTTGGGACAATTTTGTTTTACATAGGTTTCGCAGATCAAGAATGGGGTTTTTGGGAACGCTTGTGGAACAGCATTTTTCACAGTGTGAGTGCTTTTTGTACCGCTGGTTTTAGCTTGTTCAATTCTGGATTTGTCGATTTTGTGGACGATGGTCTCATCAATTTTACCGTTTCCTTTCTGGCAATAGCTGGTTCGTTGGGCTTCATCATATTTTCTGATTTCTATCTCAAATTTGCCCGTAAAAAGCATGAGGTAAGCTATACCTCAAAATTGATACTTTCGGGATTTTTGATTTTGCTTTCATTGGGTACGGTTGCCATGTATTTTACGGAGCCCAGTATCATGATTCTAGAAGGTAAAACCAGGTTCTACGCGTCGTTCTTCCAGTCTATGACGGCCATGACCACGGTAGGATTTAATACGATCGATAATGGAGTGATGATCTTACCGGTAACTATGATCACCATTCTGCTCATGTATATAGGCGCGTCACCATCGGGAACCTCTGGTGGTCTAAAGATTACAACACTCGTGGCAACGGTAGCCTACTTGCGCAGCAAACTTAAGAACTGCAAGGACTTCTTGTTTTTCAATACAAAAATTCCCAGCGGTAGGGTTGATGCTGCGGTATCGACCTTTATCTTTTATTTGATCGTGAGCTTTTTTGGAGTTTTGCTCCTGACATTTTCTGAGGCCGACACACTGGATCGTATTGCGTTTGAAGTTTTGTCTGCTTTGGGAACCGTAGGTTTGTCGATGGGAATCACGGGTGGCCTCACTTTTTTCGGGAAGTCTGTCATTATTTGTCTTATGTTTATAGGTAGGCTAGGTGTGTTGACTTTTGGGCTGGCTATAAGCAGAGCCTATGTTCCTGATGAGCAAGAAGCCGAAGAAGAGGAAGATATAGCAGTTTGA
- the hemE gene encoding uroporphyrinogen decarboxylase codes for MIKNDLFLRALRGETVERPPVWMMRQAGRYLPDFMKLKEKYDFFTRCQTPELATEITVMPIDQIGPDAAILFSDILVIPQAMNIEVQMKPGVGPWLPNPIRSAADLDRVVVPDVADSLSYVMEAIDMTKDALANRVPLIGFAGSPWTILCYCVQGQGSKNFDKAKEFCFTQPEAAHELLQRITDTTIAYLHEKVKHGVNAVQVFDSWGGMLSPVDYQEFSWKYIQQIINSLRPVTEVLVFGKGCWFALNEMSKSGAAALGVDWTCSARNARYLSGGNITLQGNFDPSRLFSPPATIKKMVKQMIDEFGKDKYIANLGHGILPNIPVENAQAFVDAVKEY; via the coding sequence ATGATAAAAAATGATTTGTTCCTACGTGCATTAAGAGGCGAGACCGTGGAAAGACCACCAGTATGGATGATGCGCCAGGCTGGAAGGTATCTGCCAGACTTTATGAAGCTTAAGGAGAAATATGATTTTTTTACCCGTTGCCAAACGCCAGAACTCGCGACCGAAATTACGGTCATGCCTATTGATCAAATAGGACCAGATGCCGCGATCTTGTTTTCTGATATTCTGGTGATTCCTCAAGCGATGAATATTGAGGTGCAAATGAAGCCAGGCGTTGGGCCATGGTTGCCCAATCCTATAAGGTCTGCCGCAGATCTAGATCGAGTAGTGGTTCCAGATGTAGCAGACTCCTTAAGCTATGTAATGGAAGCCATCGATATGACAAAGGATGCTCTTGCTAACCGAGTGCCTTTAATAGGTTTTGCAGGATCGCCATGGACTATTTTATGCTACTGTGTGCAGGGTCAAGGCAGTAAAAACTTTGACAAAGCCAAGGAGTTTTGCTTCACCCAGCCAGAAGCGGCTCATGAATTACTGCAGCGCATTACAGATACGACGATTGCTTATCTACATGAAAAAGTGAAACATGGTGTGAATGCCGTACAGGTTTTTGATTCATGGGGTGGCATGTTATCGCCAGTAGATTACCAAGAGTTTTCATGGAAATACATACAGCAAATTATCAACTCCTTGCGACCAGTCACTGAGGTTTTGGTTTTTGGAAAAGGGTGCTGGTTTGCCTTGAACGAAATGTCAAAAAGTGGCGCCGCGGCACTAGGTGTAGACTGGACTTGTAGTGCGCGCAATGCCCGCTATCTTTCTGGTGGGAACATCACCTTACAAGGTAATTTTGATCCTTCGAGATTATTCTCGCCGCCAGCGACGATCAAAAAAATGGTGAAGCAGATGATTGATGAATTTGGGAAGGATAAATACATTGCCAATCTAGGTCATGGAATCCTGCCTAACATACCCGTAGAAAACGCACAGGCATTTGTGGATGCCGTAAAGGAGTACTAA
- a CDS encoding uroporphyrinogen-III synthase: MIATILSTKRLTLPQQQLVLHSGIGLVHYDILKTETLKVDLSLNNLAHVIITSKNALRALQPYQKQVDSVYCVGSSTAQALENMSIKPRIVASNAAELAMQLIYTLPNMQFTYLCGDHRRDELPDLFKSHKITLKEVIVYKSAIVHKSFDRIFAAVLFYSPRGVYAFAKANKHQPQCSICIGETTATAAREKFSNVLVAKKQTVENVLVTAIKKLRDDKK; encoded by the coding sequence ATGATCGCCACAATACTTTCTACTAAACGATTGACTTTACCGCAACAGCAATTGGTATTGCACAGCGGTATAGGATTAGTGCATTACGACATTCTCAAAACAGAAACCCTAAAGGTTGACCTGAGTTTAAATAACCTGGCACACGTCATTATCACCAGCAAGAACGCGTTGCGAGCTTTACAACCCTATCAGAAACAAGTGGATTCCGTTTATTGCGTTGGATCAAGTACAGCTCAAGCGCTTGAGAATATGAGTATCAAACCTCGAATTGTCGCAAGCAATGCGGCTGAATTAGCAATGCAGCTGATCTACACACTTCCTAATATGCAGTTCACCTATTTGTGTGGTGATCACCGCCGTGATGAGTTGCCAGACCTTTTTAAAAGCCATAAGATCACGTTAAAAGAGGTGATTGTTTATAAATCTGCCATCGTGCACAAAAGCTTTGATCGTATTTTTGCGGCAGTTTTGTTCTATAGTCCTCGTGGTGTTTACGCTTTCGCGAAAGCGAACAAACATCAACCCCAATGCTCCATTTGCATAGGCGAGACAACGGCAACGGCAGCGAGAGAAAAATTCTCTAACGTGCTGGTCGCCAAAAAACAAACCGTAGAAAACGTGCTGGTGACGGCCATAAAAAAATTGAGAGATGATAAAAAATGA
- a CDS encoding Crp/Fnr family transcriptional regulator codes for MSTMELPDFLHDLTGEDDLPSIKYATEIFSMLEVKKIKKKQVLLHLGEVCDNIYFIKSGILKGSIIDEYGDLHTTRFVAENDVMTSMYSFVDQTPSNIQIQCVESGEVLCFNHQDFTYINKLYPGLLPAFQKLMLKRYHNLLDEKSRMITNDATTRYLKFMERYKDMEERLPLKDIASYLGIRQQSLSRLRSKLDPESVDMH; via the coding sequence ATGAGTACAATGGAGTTACCAGATTTCCTACATGATTTAACTGGAGAAGATGATTTGCCTTCCATTAAGTATGCTACTGAAATTTTCAGCATGCTTGAGGTTAAAAAAATCAAGAAGAAACAAGTCTTGCTTCATCTAGGTGAGGTGTGTGACAACATTTACTTCATCAAGTCTGGCATACTTAAAGGTTCCATCATTGATGAATATGGAGATTTACACACCACTAGATTTGTGGCAGAGAACGATGTGATGACATCCATGTATAGTTTTGTGGACCAGACACCTTCCAATATTCAAATCCAATGCGTTGAGTCTGGAGAGGTATTGTGCTTTAACCATCAAGACTTCACCTACATCAACAAACTTTATCCAGGATTGCTTCCCGCATTTCAAAAGCTCATGCTCAAAAGGTACCATAACCTACTGGATGAAAAGTCTCGTATGATTACCAACGACGCGACCACACGCTATCTAAAATTTATGGAGCGTTACAAGGATATGGAAGAGCGCCTACCACTTAAAGACATCGCTTCTTATTTGGGAATTAGACAACAATCTTTAAGTCGTCTGCGCAGTAAGCTGGATCCTGAGAGCGTAGATATGCACTAA
- a CDS encoding YicC/YloC family endoribonuclease, protein MIISMTGYGKAVQQLPQRKITVEIRTLNSKNLDLNLRIPNAYREKELEIRKIAAAQLSRGKIDLALHIENTSGKTGQTLNIDQIEQYIDQLSQIKNLDSDNKIQLVQIASTFPDVFLTTQEEVEDSEFDVVLKTVQEGLDAVNDYRKNEGEILREEFTNRIDNIAQLLDDVIVDDKERLDGIRTRLEKAVADLKEKVDENRFEQELIYYLEKYDITEEKVRLNNHLNYFKETMQADTSQGKKLAFISQEIGREINTIGSKANHASMQQKVVQMKDELEKIKEQMLNVL, encoded by the coding sequence ATGATTATTTCCATGACTGGATATGGTAAAGCTGTCCAGCAACTACCACAACGCAAGATTACCGTAGAGATACGCACCTTAAATAGCAAGAACCTTGATCTTAATCTAAGGATTCCCAACGCGTATCGTGAGAAGGAATTAGAGATTAGAAAAATAGCTGCCGCCCAGCTTTCCAGAGGTAAGATCGACCTTGCCCTGCACATAGAAAATACCAGCGGCAAGACGGGACAAACTTTGAATATTGATCAAATCGAGCAATACATTGATCAATTGTCTCAGATCAAAAATCTAGACTCCGATAACAAAATACAACTCGTACAGATCGCTTCCACCTTTCCAGATGTTTTCCTGACAACTCAAGAAGAAGTGGAAGATTCTGAATTTGATGTCGTTCTAAAAACAGTTCAAGAAGGTCTTGATGCGGTCAATGATTATCGCAAAAACGAAGGCGAAATCCTAAGAGAGGAATTTACCAATCGTATTGATAACATCGCACAGTTACTGGATGACGTCATCGTTGACGATAAGGAACGACTTGACGGCATACGTACCAGACTTGAAAAAGCCGTAGCTGACCTAAAAGAGAAAGTTGATGAAAATAGGTTTGAGCAGGAATTGATCTATTATCTAGAGAAATATGACATCACAGAAGAAAAAGTGAGGCTCAACAACCACCTCAACTATTTCAAGGAAACCATGCAGGCAGATACTTCTCAAGGCAAAAAATTAGCTTTTATTTCCCAAGAGATAGGTCGCGAAATTAATACCATAGGTAGTAAAGCGAATCATGCATCCATGCAGCAAAAAGTGGTTCAAATGAAAGATGAACTGGAGAAGATTAAAGAACAAATGCTTAACGTACTGTAA
- the gmk gene encoding guanylate kinase, with translation MEIQPKLIVFSAPSGAGKTTLVRHLLKQKELNLAFSISAASREPRTGEVDGKDYYFLGLKEFKNRIRKEEFLEFEEVYRDQFYGTLKSEVERIWALGKHVIFDIDVVGGLRLKKKFPERTLAIFVKPPSINELQIRLKKRKTETPEKIAMRVAKASTEMATAPQFDIIIKNDDLNLAKERAIQVVKDFINQPVPRDEEE, from the coding sequence ATGGAAATACAGCCAAAATTAATCGTGTTTAGCGCACCGTCAGGAGCAGGAAAAACAACTCTAGTAAGGCATCTATTAAAACAAAAGGAACTCAACCTCGCTTTCTCTATCAGTGCTGCCTCTAGAGAACCTAGAACAGGAGAAGTTGACGGTAAGGATTACTACTTTCTTGGCTTGAAAGAGTTTAAGAACAGGATAAGAAAAGAAGAGTTCCTAGAATTTGAAGAAGTCTATAGAGATCAGTTTTATGGTACTTTGAAGTCAGAAGTAGAGCGTATTTGGGCCTTAGGTAAACACGTTATTTTTGATATTGACGTAGTAGGTGGATTGAGGCTTAAGAAAAAATTCCCAGAACGTACTTTGGCCATTTTTGTAAAGCCACCTTCTATTAATGAGCTTCAGATAAGACTCAAAAAGCGTAAGACCGAAACCCCAGAAAAAATTGCTATGCGCGTTGCAAAAGCCAGTACAGAAATGGCCACCGCACCGCAGTTTGATATCATTATTAAGAATGACGATCTTAATTTAGCCAAAGAACGCGCCATTCAAGTAGTAAAAGACTTTATCAATCAACCAGTACCTAGAGATGAAGAAGAGTAA
- the nadD gene encoding nicotinate (nicotinamide) nucleotide adenylyltransferase, producing the protein MKKSKVGLYFGTFNPIHIGHLAIANYLVENSDLKEIWMVVTPHNPLKKKSTLLDDYQRLHMVHLAVDDYLKIKPSQIEFNLPQPNYTVNTLAHLKEKYPDTDFVLIMGEDNLKSLPKWKNYKVLLEDYSIIVYPRISAGEVPLELIDHPSIQKIDAPIMEISSTMIRNGIASGQDLRYFLHQEVNTYITEMNFYQ; encoded by the coding sequence ATGAAGAAGAGTAAGGTAGGACTCTATTTTGGCACGTTCAATCCTATTCACATAGGCCACTTGGCCATTGCAAATTATCTGGTGGAAAACAGCGATTTGAAGGAAATCTGGATGGTAGTCACACCTCATAATCCTTTAAAAAAGAAGAGTACCTTATTAGATGATTATCAACGGCTGCACATGGTACATCTTGCCGTAGACGATTATCTAAAAATCAAGCCCAGTCAGATAGAGTTCAATTTACCACAGCCCAATTACACGGTAAACACCTTAGCACATCTAAAGGAAAAATATCCTGATACAGATTTTGTCCTGATCATGGGTGAAGATAATTTGAAGAGCCTACCTAAGTGGAAGAATTACAAAGTGCTTCTAGAAGACTACAGCATCATTGTCTATCCTAGAATATCTGCTGGCGAGGTACCGTTGGAATTGATCGACCATCCCAGCATACAAAAAATTGATGCTCCTATCATGGAGATTTCTTCTACCATGATTAGAAATGGAATCGCCAGTGGCCAAGACCTTAGATACTTCTTGCATCAAGAAGTAAACACCTACATCACAGAGATGAACTTCTACCAGTAA
- a CDS encoding NAD(P)H-dependent glycerol-3-phosphate dehydrogenase, which produces MEKTLKIAVLGGGSWATAIVKMLTESMDEVGWYMRSVYAIEHIKRNDHNPSYLSSVEFDVDRLKLSNDINEIVAYADVCIFAIPSAFLHSELSALTVSFEGKRVVSAIKGIVPETGLIVGEYFNQHHNVDMDDIGVLTGPCHAEEVALERLSYLTVAFADETKAKELAEYFENDYINCKISDDIIGTEYAAVLKNIYAIAAGIAHGLGYGDNFQSVLMSNAIREMKRYIKKVHKMKRNINDSAYLGDLLVTGYSIFSRNRLFGNMLGKGYTVRSAQLEMSMIAEGYYATKSAYELNQKQGAKTPILDAVHDILYENKNPKKIFKKLAEKLD; this is translated from the coding sequence ATGGAAAAAACACTCAAAATAGCCGTCCTAGGTGGCGGTAGCTGGGCCACAGCAATTGTAAAAATGCTTACCGAAAGTATGGATGAAGTTGGGTGGTACATGCGCAGTGTGTATGCCATCGAGCACATCAAGCGCAACGATCATAATCCCAGTTATTTAAGCAGTGTAGAATTTGATGTGGACAGGCTCAAGCTATCCAATGACATCAATGAAATAGTGGCGTATGCAGATGTGTGCATATTTGCCATTCCCAGTGCCTTTTTGCATTCAGAGCTTTCTGCGCTTACCGTTTCTTTTGAGGGTAAACGCGTCGTGTCTGCCATTAAAGGTATCGTTCCAGAAACCGGTCTTATTGTAGGTGAATATTTCAACCAGCATCACAACGTAGACATGGATGATATAGGCGTCCTAACTGGACCTTGCCATGCAGAAGAAGTGGCTCTGGAAAGACTATCGTATCTCACCGTGGCCTTTGCAGATGAGACCAAGGCAAAAGAGCTTGCCGAATATTTTGAGAACGATTACATCAATTGTAAGATAAGTGATGACATCATAGGTACTGAATATGCCGCCGTACTCAAAAATATCTATGCCATTGCCGCAGGTATTGCTCACGGATTGGGCTATGGTGATAATTTCCAGAGTGTGTTGATGTCAAACGCCATAAGAGAGATGAAGCGCTACATCAAGAAAGTGCACAAAATGAAGCGCAACATCAATGATAGCGCCTATCTAGGTGATTTGCTAGTGACAGGTTATTCTATTTTTTCCCGTAATCGATTATTCGGCAACATGCTGGGAAAAGGGTACACCGTACGCAGTGCACAATTAGAAATGAGCATGATTGCCGAAGGTTATTACGCCACTAAAAGTGCCTATGAGCTCAATCAAAAACAAGGTGCCAAAACACCTATTCTTGATGCCGTTCACGACATCTTATATGAAAACAAGAATCCAAAAAAGATCTTCAAAAAACTAGCTGAGAAGCTGGACTAA